A region of Thermococcus barossii DNA encodes the following proteins:
- a CDS encoding CidA/LrgA family protein: MRPYRGLAIIFGFYALGEFTSFALNLTIPGSVLGMLFLLGALLTGAIRLEWVESEAELFVRNMSVMFVPPGVGIVTYIGLIKSQAVPIFGALVISFVVTLLVTAKTVDLLRRDER; encoded by the coding sequence ATGAGGCCCTACCGCGGACTGGCGATAATATTCGGCTTCTACGCCCTGGGTGAGTTCACGAGCTTTGCCCTCAACCTCACGATACCCGGGAGCGTGCTCGGCATGCTCTTCCTCCTGGGGGCGCTCCTCACCGGTGCCATCAGGCTGGAGTGGGTTGAAAGCGAGGCCGAGCTCTTCGTCAGGAACATGAGCGTCATGTTCGTGCCTCCCGGCGTCGGGATAGTCACCTACATCGGCCTGATAAAGAGCCAGGCGGTGCCGATATTCGGGGCACTGGTGATAAGCTTCGTTGTAACGCTCCTCGTCACGGCGAAGACCGTCGACCTCCTCAGGAGGGATGAAAGGTGA
- a CDS encoding CidB/LrgB family autolysis modulator, whose translation MNPLGITLTLVVFYLFSELHSRRRAFYTNPVLLSIITIAVILKWFGIPYGSYMDSAVILKFLLGPAVVSLAVPVYKGRDTIRAYSKEIALGIAVGGTVAILSAFYIAKLLGGSGEVLLSIAPKSVTTAIAIGISEKIGGIPALTAVLVILTGIMGNAIGPELLNLARVRDRIARGLAMGVGSHGLGTARIILEDELAGAVSGLAMALNGVFTSLLLPYLIEILK comes from the coding sequence GTGAACCCGCTGGGGATAACCCTCACCCTGGTGGTCTTCTACCTGTTCTCGGAGCTCCACTCCAGGAGGAGGGCGTTCTACACGAACCCGGTTCTTCTCTCCATAATCACGATAGCGGTTATCCTGAAATGGTTCGGGATACCCTACGGGAGCTACATGGACAGCGCGGTTATACTCAAGTTCCTGCTTGGGCCGGCGGTGGTGAGCCTCGCAGTTCCGGTCTACAAGGGCAGGGACACGATAAGGGCATACTCAAAGGAGATAGCCCTGGGGATAGCCGTCGGTGGGACCGTTGCAATCCTCAGCGCCTTTTACATCGCTAAGCTCCTCGGCGGGAGCGGGGAGGTTCTCCTGAGCATAGCACCGAAGAGCGTTACAACCGCGATAGCGATAGGCATAAGCGAGAAGATAGGAGGCATTCCAGCTTTAACCGCGGTTCTTGTGATACTCACCGGGATAATGGGCAACGCCATCGGCCCGGAGCTCCTCAACCTTGCGAGGGTGAGGGACAGAATAGCCCGCGGTCTGGCGATGGGCGTGGGCTCACACGGCCTCGGAACGGCGAGAATAATCCTTGAGGATGAGCTGGCGGGGGCGGTAAGCGGCCTTGCGATGGCCCTGAACGGCGTCTTCACGTCACTCCTGCTTCCCTACCTTATCGAAATCCTCAAGTAG
- a CDS encoding Tfx family DNA-binding protein — translation MGNRSFLTEQQIRILRLRARGLKQSEIAEMLGTSRANISILERRALEKIEKARNTLLIWEQINSKISVEVRKGEDIFTVPERLFRKADELRLKVPYSTAEIIAFLVEHAPISDRIAKRDFTLFLDAKDRLRISECLLEDFDKVGKQE, via the coding sequence ATGGGGAACCGGAGCTTTCTCACCGAGCAGCAGATTAGAATCCTCCGCCTGCGAGCCAGGGGCCTGAAGCAGAGCGAGATTGCGGAGATGCTTGGCACGAGCAGGGCCAACATAAGCATCCTTGAGAGACGAGCGCTTGAGAAGATTGAGAAGGCGAGGAACACGCTCCTCATCTGGGAGCAGATAAACTCGAAGATAAGCGTCGAGGTCAGGAAGGGTGAGGACATATTCACGGTCCCGGAGAGGCTCTTCAGAAAGGCGGACGAGCTGAGGCTTAAGGTTCCCTACAGCACCGCCGAGATAATAGCCTTCCTCGTGGAGCATGCCCCGATAAGCGACAGGATAGCGAAGCGCGACTTCACGCTCTTTCTTGACGCGAAGGACAGGCTCAGGATAAGCGAGTGCCTACTTGAGGATTTCGATAAGGTAGGGAAGCAGGAGTGA